The genomic stretch GGCATGCGACAATTGTCCCATTGTCCAGCGTGCGCTGGGCTGGAACTTCCTGAGTGCATCGCTCATTGGCATGAGGGCAGCGTCCGTTAAAGACGCATCCACTGGGAAGGTTGATAGGGGTCGGTACATCGCCGGAGAGCTTGGTGTGGCCTCCAGCTTGTCCTCCCAGTCGGGGGATCGCAGACATCAGCGCCTGAGTGTAGGGGTGTTTGGGGCTGGTGAACAGCTCCTTGGCCGTTGCCAGCTCACAAACACAGCCGAGGTACATAACTGCGACACGGCTTGATATGTGTTCCACAACACTCAGATCATGGCTGATAAAGAGGTAGGTCAGTCCCCGTTGTTCCTGAGCATCCATCAACAGGTTGAGAATCTGCGCCTGAATGGAAACATCAAGCGCTGCGATTGGCTCGTCGGCTGCGATGAACTCTGGATCAAGGACGAGAGCGCGGGCAATGGAGATGCGCTGACGCTGTCCACCGGAGAACTCATGCGGGAAGTTTGACGCCCATCGAGGATCGACACCAACTTGCAACATGACCTCGGCAACCCGGTCCTTGACTTCTGCTCTTGTCATTTTGGGATTGTGGAACTTGACCGGCTCTTCAAGAATCTCACGAACAGCCATTCGTGGGTTCAGGGATGCATACGGGTCCTGAAAGACCATCTGCATCTTGGTACGGTACGGTTTCATCTGGCTGGAAGAGAGGTTGTCAATCCGTTTGCCGCGGTAGAGAATCTCGCCTTTGTTCGGCGGATACAGACCCATCACCGTACGGGCAAGGGTGGATTTACCACAGCCGGACTCACCGACAACACTGAGTGTTTCACCAGGCTCCACATTAAAAGTGACATTGTTAACCGCTTTGA from Pseudodesulfovibrio profundus encodes the following:
- a CDS encoding ABC transporter ATP-binding protein, which gives rise to MSSSILEIKGINKHFDISGSFLDQLSLEGGKITRKQSIVKAVNNVTFNVEPGETLSVVGESGCGKSTLARTVMGLYPPNKGEILYRGKRIDNLSSSQMKPYRTKMQMVFQDPYASLNPRMAVREILEEPVKFHNPKMTRAEVKDRVAEVMLQVGVDPRWASNFPHEFSGGQRQRISIARALVLDPEFIAADEPIAALDVSIQAQILNLLMDAQEQRGLTYLFISHDLSVVEHISSRVAVMYLGCVCELATAKELFTSPKHPYTQALMSAIPRLGGQAGGHTKLSGDVPTPINLPSGCVFNGRCPHANERCTQEVPAQRTLDNGTIVACHGVEEGRV